The Azospirillum brasilense genome window below encodes:
- a CDS encoding ATP synthase subunit C family protein, producing MEAEAAKYVGAGLAVIALAGVGLGIGNIFSTLIGSIARNPAVQPKVFPIGILGFALTEAVALFALLIAFLILFA from the coding sequence ATGGAAGCTGAAGCCGCCAAGTACGTCGGTGCCGGTCTGGCCGTTATCGCCCTCGCCGGCGTCGGCCTGGGTATCGGCAACATCTTCTCGACCCTGATCGGTTCGATCGCCCGCAACCCGGCCGTCCAGCCGAAGGTCTTCCCGATCGGCATTCTGGGCTTCGCGCTGACGGAAGCCGTCGCGCTGTTCGCCCTGCTGATCGCCTTCCTGATCCTGTTCGCCTAA
- a CDS encoding class II aldolase/adducin family protein: MTSLSHPAQRRAIIETCLAMNGAGINQGASGNLSVRVEGGFLITPSSLPYDETAPEDIVEMGFDGTYVGRRRPSSEWRFHRDILKARSDVDVVLHTHSTFATALAVHGRGIPSFHYMVALAGGDSIRCAPYATFGTQELSDHALAALEGRLACLLANHGMIVLGKTLKGALALAVEVETLARQYLHAHLLGEPVILPPEEIARVAEKMRRMKYGLPPDEDAAPEDTARPRET, translated from the coding sequence ATGACCAGCTTATCCCACCCGGCGCAGCGCCGCGCCATCATCGAGACCTGCCTTGCCATGAACGGGGCGGGCATCAACCAGGGGGCCTCGGGCAACCTGTCGGTGCGGGTGGAGGGCGGCTTCCTCATCACGCCGAGCAGCCTGCCCTATGACGAGACGGCGCCCGAGGACATCGTGGAGATGGGCTTCGACGGGACCTATGTGGGCCGGCGGCGGCCTTCGTCGGAATGGCGCTTCCACCGCGACATCCTGAAGGCGCGCTCCGACGTGGACGTGGTGCTGCACACCCATTCGACCTTCGCGACGGCGCTGGCCGTCCATGGCCGGGGCATTCCCAGCTTCCATTACATGGTGGCTCTGGCCGGCGGCGATTCGATCCGCTGCGCGCCTTACGCCACCTTCGGGACGCAGGAACTGTCCGACCACGCCTTGGCGGCGCTGGAGGGGCGGCTGGCCTGCCTGCTGGCCAACCACGGCATGATCGTGCTGGGAAAGACGCTGAAAGGCGCGCTGGCGCTGGCGGTGGAGGTGGAGACCCTGGCCCGTCAGTATCTCCACGCCCATCTGCTGGGCGAGCCGGTCATCCTGCCGCCCGAGGAGATCGCGCGCGTCGCCGAAAAGATGCGCCGCATGAAGTACGGCCTGCCGCCCGACGAGGACGCCGCACCGGAGGACACCGCCCGCCCGCGCGAGACCTGA
- a CDS encoding formate dehydrogenase subunit gamma yields MTSNHSKGGVGRTLHIVLLGVAMLALTLVMASVSSASAAEAFPPVASQPADGTSKTDMWRGVRSGEQGYVSIPNKSAGVLVQSEGELWRSVRNGPLSTYGGWVLGGMLGLLVLFFLVRGRIRIDGQKTGRTIQRFNAFERGVHWLTAGSFVILAFTGLNVLYGRYTVLPLLGPEAFATMTQYGKFAHNYLGFAFMLGILLIFVMWVKHNIPERNDITWALKAGGLFSKGVHPAAKKFNAGQKVIFWATVLGGAALGFTGVQLLWPFSFASMADMQLYQLIHAAVAVVLTAVIIAHIYIGSVGMEGAFDAMGTGDVELQWAREHHSLWVQEVTGETPRSHHGRHRAPAE; encoded by the coding sequence ATGACGTCGAATCATTCCAAGGGCGGGGTCGGCAGGACGCTGCACATCGTTCTGCTGGGCGTTGCCATGCTGGCGCTGACGCTGGTCATGGCCAGCGTCTCCTCCGCTTCGGCGGCGGAGGCGTTCCCGCCGGTCGCCAGCCAGCCGGCCGACGGCACCTCCAAGACCGACATGTGGCGCGGGGTCCGCTCGGGCGAGCAGGGCTATGTCTCCATTCCCAACAAGAGCGCCGGCGTGCTGGTGCAGTCGGAAGGGGAGCTGTGGCGCTCGGTCCGCAACGGCCCGCTGTCCACCTACGGCGGCTGGGTGCTGGGCGGCATGCTGGGCCTGCTGGTGCTGTTCTTCCTGGTGCGCGGGCGCATCCGGATCGACGGCCAGAAGACCGGCCGGACCATCCAGCGCTTCAACGCCTTCGAGCGGGGCGTGCACTGGCTGACCGCCGGCAGCTTCGTCATCCTGGCCTTCACCGGGCTGAACGTGCTGTACGGGCGCTACACCGTGCTGCCGCTGCTGGGGCCGGAGGCGTTCGCCACGATGACCCAGTACGGCAAGTTCGCGCACAATTACCTGGGCTTCGCCTTCATGCTGGGCATCCTCCTCATCTTCGTGATGTGGGTGAAGCACAACATCCCGGAGCGCAACGACATCACCTGGGCGCTGAAGGCCGGCGGCCTGTTCAGCAAGGGCGTGCATCCGGCGGCGAAGAAGTTCAACGCCGGCCAGAAGGTGATCTTCTGGGCAACGGTGCTGGGCGGCGCGGCGCTGGGCTTCACGGGCGTGCAACTCCTGTGGCCCTTCTCCTTCGCCTCGATGGCCGACATGCAGCTCTATCAGCTGATCCACGCCGCGGTGGCGGTGGTGCTGACCGCGGTCATCATCGCCCACATCTACATCGGCTCGGTCGGCATGGAAGGCGCCTTCGACGCAATGGGCACGGGCGACGTCGAACTCCAGTGGGCGCGCGAGCACCATTCGCTGTGGGTTCAGGAGGTGACGGGCGAGACTCCGCGTTCGCACCACGGCCGCCACCGCGCGCCCGCCGAGTGA
- a CDS encoding ATPase has translation MPNLLAKRRLVRWSGAAGASLATLTVLAGNVLAATAEHAPEAAHGGEHAAGGLPQLNPATFPTQIFWLALTFITLYYLLSKKALPRVAEVLEERQERISRDLSKAASLKEEAEAAMAQVDQSLAGARSEAQALIAQVAAEIDANNHARQAQLNAENAERLRSAEANIAAAKEQAIANVRSISADIARDVAGRLAGLNVDAAQADAAVAAVIEERRS, from the coding sequence ATGCCGAACCTGTTGGCCAAGCGACGGCTGGTCCGCTGGTCGGGTGCTGCGGGCGCCTCGCTCGCCACTCTGACCGTGCTTGCCGGTAACGTCCTGGCGGCGACGGCGGAGCACGCGCCGGAAGCCGCCCATGGCGGCGAGCACGCCGCCGGCGGCCTGCCGCAGCTCAATCCCGCCACCTTCCCCACCCAGATCTTCTGGCTGGCGCTGACCTTCATCACCCTCTACTACCTCCTGTCCAAGAAAGCGCTGCCGCGCGTGGCCGAGGTTCTGGAGGAGCGCCAGGAGCGCATTTCGCGCGACCTGAGCAAGGCCGCTTCGCTCAAGGAAGAGGCCGAGGCCGCCATGGCCCAGGTCGATCAGTCCCTCGCCGGGGCCCGTTCCGAAGCCCAGGCCCTGATCGCCCAGGTGGCCGCCGAGATCGACGCGAACAACCACGCCCGTCAGGCCCAGTTGAACGCCGAGAACGCCGAGCGTCTGCGCAGCGCCGAGGCGAACATCGCCGCGGCCAAGGAGCAGGCGATCGCCAACGTCCGCTCCATCTCCGCCGACATCGCCCGTGACGTCGCCGGCCGTCTGGCCGGGCTGAACGTCGACGCGGCTCAGGCCGACGCGGCGGTCGCCGCCGTGATCGAGGAGCGCCGGTCATGA
- a CDS encoding ATP synthase subunit B — protein sequence MNTPEMWVAIAFIIFAALVWKKAAGAITGLLDSRAEKIRAELDEAQRLREDAQALLANYQRRQRDALKEAEAIIAHAREEADRLRSQAGADLEASLKRREAQAMDRIAQAEAGALAEVRNLTVDIAMDASRRILETGIQPAQADKLIDQSIAELPKHLH from the coding sequence ATGAACACGCCCGAAATGTGGGTCGCCATCGCCTTCATCATCTTCGCCGCCCTGGTGTGGAAGAAGGCGGCCGGCGCGATCACCGGTCTTCTCGACTCCCGCGCCGAGAAGATCCGTGCGGAGCTGGACGAGGCCCAGCGCCTGCGTGAAGACGCCCAGGCGCTGCTCGCCAACTACCAGCGTCGCCAGCGCGACGCGCTGAAGGAGGCCGAGGCCATCATCGCCCACGCCCGCGAGGAGGCCGACCGCCTCCGTTCGCAGGCCGGCGCCGACCTCGAAGCGTCGCTGAAGCGCCGCGAGGCCCAGGCCATGGACCGCATCGCCCAGGCGGAAGCCGGAGCGCTGGCCGAGGTCCGCAACCTGACCGTCGACATCGCCATGGACGCCAGCCGCCGCATCCTGGAAACCGGCATCCAGCCGGCCCAGGCGGACAAGCTGATCGACCAGTCGATCGCCGAGCTGCCGAAGCACCTGCACTGA
- a CDS encoding DODA-type extradiol aromatic ring-opening family dioxygenase produces the protein MTTIQPATALPSPIPSVFVSHGAPTLIIEDSPGRHFLAGLGKRLGRPSAVIAVSAHWTTRSPSISGAAQPDTIHDFYGFPRALYAMRYAAPGAPALADRVRALTGAAVDPSQGLDHGAWVPLMLMYPEADIPVAQLSVQPGATAADHIALGRALAPLRKEGVLILGSGGAVHNLGDFRFGQSDVAGWAEDFAGWLDGVLTAGDEASLAGWKTLCPQAKAAHPTDEHFLPLPVVFGAAGNAVRTERLHSGFEHGSLGMHAYAFHGTV, from the coding sequence ATGACCACGATCCAGCCGGCCACCGCCCTGCCCTCCCCCATTCCCAGCGTCTTCGTCTCCCACGGCGCTCCCACCCTCATCATCGAGGATTCGCCGGGCCGCCATTTCCTGGCCGGACTGGGCAAGCGGCTGGGCCGCCCGAGCGCGGTGATCGCGGTGTCGGCCCACTGGACGACCCGCAGCCCGTCGATCAGCGGCGCCGCGCAGCCGGACACCATCCACGACTTCTACGGCTTCCCCCGCGCCCTCTACGCGATGCGTTACGCTGCCCCCGGCGCCCCGGCGTTGGCCGACCGCGTGCGGGCGCTGACCGGCGCCGCGGTGGATCCCAGCCAGGGGCTCGACCACGGTGCCTGGGTGCCGCTGATGCTGATGTACCCAGAGGCCGACATCCCGGTCGCCCAACTGTCCGTCCAGCCCGGCGCCACCGCCGCCGATCACATCGCGCTGGGCCGCGCCCTAGCGCCCCTGCGGAAAGAGGGCGTTCTGATCCTGGGCAGTGGCGGCGCCGTCCACAATCTCGGCGACTTCCGCTTCGGCCAAAGCGACGTGGCGGGCTGGGCGGAGGACTTCGCCGGCTGGCTCGACGGGGTGCTGACGGCGGGCGACGAGGCGTCGCTGGCCGGCTGGAAGACGCTCTGCCCGCAGGCCAAGGCGGCGCACCCCACGGACGAGCATTTCCTGCCCCTGCCCGTGGTCTTCGGCGCCGCCGGGAACGCGGTGCGGACGGAGCGGCTTCACAGTGGATTCGAGCATGGCAGCCTCGGCATGCACGCCTACGCCTTCCACGGCACGGTCTGA
- a CDS encoding WD40 repeat domain-containing protein: MGFGHHPGNPPFHPRRLLLALAAAAPVLATPLLSRAADLIGHGAMVNAVAVSPDGARVLTGSWDYSAVLWSLASGEQIASFHEHAAGVTAVAFLPDGKRALTGSRDAAIILWDLESGRPLHRFEGHTGTVAGLAVAPDSRSFASAGWDFAIRVWDPESGAALRVLEGHGANVNAVAYTPDGGRLVSAGYDFQIRVWDAASGQEKAVLEGHEGSVNGLALSPDGRLAATASSDETVRLWDLEAGALLRTLYGHSGFVTSVAVSPDGRTLLSGGGGDRRVRLWDIATGRQLASFRGHEKPVLAVAFTPDGQGALSAGYDAVVRHWDLMGKAGAERP, translated from the coding sequence ATGGGGTTTGGGCATCATCCAGGGAACCCGCCATTCCACCCCCGCCGGCTGCTGCTCGCGTTGGCCGCCGCCGCTCCCGTCCTTGCCACCCCTCTGCTGTCCCGCGCCGCCGACCTGATCGGCCATGGCGCCATGGTCAACGCCGTCGCCGTGTCGCCCGACGGCGCCCGCGTCCTGACGGGGAGCTGGGACTATTCGGCCGTCCTCTGGAGCCTCGCCTCCGGCGAGCAAATCGCGTCCTTCCACGAGCACGCCGCCGGGGTGACCGCCGTGGCCTTTCTGCCGGACGGCAAGCGGGCCCTGACCGGCAGCCGCGACGCCGCCATCATCCTCTGGGACCTGGAGAGCGGCCGGCCGCTCCACCGCTTCGAAGGCCACACCGGCACCGTCGCCGGTCTGGCTGTAGCCCCGGACAGCCGGAGCTTCGCCTCCGCGGGATGGGACTTCGCCATCCGCGTCTGGGACCCGGAAAGCGGCGCCGCGCTGCGGGTGCTGGAGGGGCATGGCGCCAACGTGAACGCCGTGGCCTACACCCCGGACGGCGGTCGGCTGGTCTCCGCCGGCTACGACTTCCAGATCCGCGTCTGGGACGCCGCGAGCGGCCAGGAGAAGGCGGTGCTGGAGGGGCACGAGGGCAGCGTGAACGGTCTGGCCCTGTCCCCCGACGGACGGCTGGCCGCCACGGCGTCAAGCGACGAGACGGTGCGGCTGTGGGACCTGGAGGCCGGCGCGCTCCTGCGCACGCTCTACGGGCACAGCGGCTTCGTCACCTCCGTCGCCGTCTCGCCCGATGGCAGAACCCTGCTGTCCGGCGGGGGAGGCGATCGCCGCGTCCGGCTGTGGGACATCGCCACCGGTCGGCAACTCGCCTCCTTCCGCGGCCATGAGAAGCCGGTCCTGGCGGTCGCCTTCACCCCGGACGGGCAGGGTGCCCTGTCCGCCGGCTACGACGCGGTGGTCCGCCATTGGGACCTGATGGGGAAGGCCGGCGCCGAGCGTCCTTGA
- a CDS encoding sensor histidine kinase, producing MKRNGTLPRSGDAPSSPSGAPARPTRSRPGLGFLRRLDELTLAARVGLGFGVVLALVLLLALIGVAALYGVSREVGTFSGYADASQTAADLDIGLRDLEVSVRDHLAEGDQQSLLDAGLRRDGLLERLTALAGMVQDNADHRSVESARTALDAYWSGFEALVALRGERARLTESVLEPQISQIRAGLGRLKDAGGVDSAALAGDATVAILMMQDHLGRYVARRDDRDSLRMRAELGNARAKLAEMNRYLWVPGTRQTIDEVEAALAGIDGVLDNIEASLTDEDGLRAERLTPNAAAVAAHAAEIRQRNDAVAAELRGGLADQSWRTLRIALWAALAVTLAGLAMVWFVNRRVARPVSGMAAAVTSLAAGRTDVTLPPDDGADEVAAMSRAVRVLRDNTAEMERQCQEAAERHGQLLRDKERADAANEAKTHFLVNIGQELHAPLNEIVASSQSLMGELHRLGAGELATDIEQIQWTGEQMLTLVDAILDYARIEAGNMDVVLQDFDVHRLLIEARERTLPAADLNGNEVTLQAEAATLGQMYSDFGKVRQALLNLLDNACKFTQGGAVRLTAERIERDGEPWLRFTVTDSGSGFATAQTARLFQPFVQGGSGTKRRGAGLGLTLVGHYAAMLGGDIEVASEPGQGTRVAVALPAYYQPPAEERPLQVGTAGAAKRPLVTVAPLRPVAQLAS from the coding sequence GTGAAGCGGAACGGAACCCTGCCCCGGTCCGGCGACGCCCCCTCCTCCCCCTCCGGTGCCCCGGCCCGGCCCACACGCTCCCGTCCGGGGCTCGGTTTCCTGCGCCGCCTGGACGAGCTGACGCTCGCCGCGCGCGTCGGGCTGGGATTCGGCGTGGTCCTGGCTCTCGTCCTTCTGCTGGCGCTGATCGGCGTGGCCGCGCTCTACGGGGTCAGCCGCGAGGTCGGCACCTTCTCCGGTTACGCCGACGCCTCCCAGACCGCCGCCGACCTGGACATCGGGCTGCGCGACCTGGAGGTCTCGGTCCGCGACCATCTGGCCGAGGGCGACCAGCAGAGCCTGCTCGACGCCGGGCTGCGCCGCGACGGCCTGCTGGAACGGCTGACCGCCCTGGCCGGCATGGTGCAGGACAACGCCGACCACCGCTCGGTGGAGAGCGCACGAACGGCGCTGGACGCCTATTGGAGCGGCTTCGAGGCGCTGGTCGCCCTGCGCGGCGAGCGCGCCCGGCTGACCGAATCGGTGCTGGAGCCGCAGATTTCCCAGATCCGCGCCGGGCTGGGCCGGCTGAAGGACGCGGGCGGCGTCGATTCGGCGGCGCTGGCCGGCGATGCGACCGTCGCCATCCTGATGATGCAGGACCATCTCGGCCGTTACGTGGCGCGGCGCGACGACCGCGACTCGCTGCGCATGCGCGCCGAGCTGGGCAACGCCCGCGCCAAGCTGGCCGAGATGAACCGCTATCTCTGGGTCCCCGGCACCCGCCAGACCATCGACGAGGTGGAGGCGGCGCTGGCCGGCATCGACGGGGTGCTGGACAACATCGAGGCCTCCCTGACCGACGAGGATGGGTTGCGCGCCGAACGGCTGACGCCCAACGCCGCCGCCGTCGCCGCCCACGCGGCGGAGATCCGCCAGCGCAACGACGCCGTCGCGGCGGAGCTGCGCGGCGGTCTGGCCGACCAGTCCTGGCGCACGCTGCGCATCGCCCTGTGGGCGGCGCTGGCCGTCACGCTGGCCGGTCTGGCGATGGTCTGGTTCGTCAACCGCCGGGTCGCCCGCCCGGTCTCCGGCATGGCCGCCGCGGTGACGTCGCTCGCCGCCGGGCGGACCGACGTCACCCTGCCGCCGGACGACGGGGCCGACGAGGTGGCCGCCATGTCCCGCGCCGTCCGCGTCCTGCGCGACAACACGGCGGAGATGGAGCGCCAGTGCCAGGAGGCCGCCGAGCGGCACGGCCAGCTTCTGCGCGACAAGGAGCGCGCCGACGCCGCCAACGAGGCGAAGACCCATTTCCTGGTCAACATCGGGCAGGAGCTTCACGCCCCGCTCAACGAGATCGTTGCCTCCAGCCAATCGCTGATGGGCGAGTTGCACCGGCTGGGCGCCGGTGAGCTGGCGACCGACATCGAGCAGATCCAGTGGACCGGCGAGCAGATGCTGACGCTGGTCGACGCCATCCTCGACTACGCCCGGATCGAGGCCGGCAACATGGACGTCGTGCTTCAGGATTTCGACGTGCACCGGCTGCTGATCGAGGCGCGGGAGCGCACCCTGCCCGCCGCCGACCTCAACGGCAACGAGGTGACGCTCCAGGCCGAGGCCGCGACGCTCGGCCAGATGTACTCGGATTTCGGCAAGGTCCGTCAGGCGCTTCTCAACCTGCTGGACAACGCCTGCAAGTTCACCCAGGGCGGCGCCGTCCGATTGACCGCCGAGCGGATCGAGCGCGATGGCGAGCCCTGGCTGCGCTTCACCGTGACCGACAGCGGCAGCGGCTTCGCCACCGCCCAGACCGCCCGGCTGTTCCAGCCCTTCGTCCAGGGCGGCAGCGGTACCAAGCGGCGCGGCGCCGGGCTCGGCCTGACCCTGGTCGGCCATTACGCCGCCATGCTCGGCGGCGACATCGAGGTGGCGAGCGAGCCCGGCCAGGGCACCCGCGTCGCGGTGGCCCTGCCTGCCTATTACCAGCCTCCGGCGGAGGAGCGCCCGCTCCAGGTCGGCACCGCTGGGGCGGCCAAGCGTCCCCTGGTCACCGTCGCCCCCCTGCGCCCCGTCGCCCAACTGGCATCCTGA